GCGCCGCATCTTGGACGGGATTTATACCACGTCAGGTTATGGCGCCGCGCTGGCGCTGATCGCCATCCTCTGCCTTGTCGTGGCGCAGATGGTCACCCGCTGGCTCGGCATCCTGCTGCCCGGCGGGGCCAATTACGCGGGCTACGCCATGGCCGCGGCCTCTTTCCTCGCGCTGGCCGACACCTTCCGCCGCAACGAGCATATCCGCGTCGGCATGCTGGTCGAACGCGGCGGCGCTTGGCGGCGCGGCATCGAGATCTGGTGCTATACCGCCGCCGCCGTGGTGGCGCTCTTCTTTGCGTGGTACGCGGTTCAGACGCCGATCCTCAGCCACAAGATCAACGACGTCAGCCAAGGGCAGGATGGCACGCCGCTGTGGATCCCGCAGATCGTCATGGCGGTGGGCGCGGTGCTGCTGGCCGTTGCGGTGATCGACAGTCTGATCGGCCTTCTCTTCACCCCCAGCATGGGCGTCGACGACCCGCGCGAGCCGCTTCTGCGCGACGCGCTCGGCTCGGTCAAAGCGCGGCTGATCCTTTTCGCGGCCTGCGCGCTGGTGCTCTATGCCGCTGTCCACCTGATGACCGGCTTCGACCGCGACGCGGTGGGGCTCAAGATCGGTGTCTTCCTCTTCGTGCTGTTCTTCCTGCTGGGCTCGGGCCTCTGGGTCGGGCTGGCGCTGATGGGGGTCGCCTATATGGGGATGATCGGCTTCACCCCGCGCAACCCGGGCAGTTCGATGAGCATAACCGTCTGGACCTCGGCCTCGAGCTGGACGCTGACCTCGCTGCCGCTGTTCATCTGGATGGGGGAAATCCTTTACCGCACGAGGCTTTCCGAGGATATGTTCAAGGGGCTCGCGCCGTGGCTTTCGCGCTTTCCGGGGGGCTTGCTGCACTCCAACGTGGTGGGCTGCACGGTCTTCGCGGCGGTCTCGGGCTCCTCTGCGGCCACGCTGACAACGGTCGGCAAGATGTCGATCCCCGAGCTGCGCAAGCGCGGCTATCCCGAGTTCATGATCGTCGGCACGCTGGCGGGTGCCGCGACGCTGGGTCTGATGATCCCGCCCTCGCTGACGCTGATCGTCTATGGCGTGACAGTGAAGCAGAGCGTCACCGGCCTCTTCATGGCGGGCGTCTTTCCGGGACTGGTGCTGGCGACCATGTTCATGGCCTATATCGCGATCTGGTCAGTGGTCCGCCGCGATCAGGCACCCGATCCCGAGCCCGCCATGTCGTTCGGCGAGAAACTCCGCGCCTCGACCCTGCTGATCCCGGTGATCGCGCTGATCATGGTCGTCATCGGCTCCATGTACCTTGGCATCGCCACGGCGACCGAGGCCGCGGCCTTCGGGGTGATCGGCGCGCTGGTGCTGGCGCTGCTGCAGGGCTCGCTCAGCTGGCAGGCGTTCCGCGAGAGCCTCTTTGGCGCCACCCGCACCTCGGCGATGATCGCTCTGATCCTGATGGGCGCGAGCTTCCTGACGCTGGCCATGGGCTTTACCGGCGTGCCGCGCGCGCTGGCCGGAGTGATCGCGGCGTGGGATCTCTCGCCGGTGGCACTGATCGCGGCGCTGACGGTGTTCTACATCATCATCGGCATGTTCCTTGACGGGATCTCGGCGGTGGTGCTCACCATGGCGATCATCGAGCCGATGATCCGCGCCGCAGGGATCGACCTGATCTGGTTCGGCATCTTCATCGTGGTGGTGGTCGAGATGGCGCAGGTCACCCCGCCGGTGGGCTTCAACCTCTTCGTGCTGCAGGGGATGACCCGCCACGACATGAGCTACATCGCCCGCACCGCGCTGCCGATGTTCCTGATCATGGTGCTGATGGTCGGCGTGCTGGTGGCCTTCCCCGGCCTTGCCACATGGCTGCCAGAGACGGTACAGGCCGCGCAATGATCCCACGGGGGCCGGTGCGCCGGCCCCCGACCAACCGACAGGCTTCGCGCATGACGCCCTTCATCGGCATCCTCAGCCTCGACACGCAGTTCCCGCGCATCCTTGGGGACGCGGGCAATCCCGGCAGCTACCATCTGCCCGCCCGCGTGCGCGTGGTTCCGGGCGCGGGCAGCCCGGATATCGTCCGCAACGGACGCCCGGCACCGCAGCTGGTGGATGCCTTCCGAGAGGCTGCCGAAGAGTTGGCCGCGGAAGGCGCCTGCCTGATCACCTCCACCTGCGGCTTCCTGATCTCGGTGCAGCGTGAGATCGCCGCTGCCCTGCCCGTGCCCGTGGTGCTCTCGGGGCTGTGCCTGCTGCCGATGGCGCGGCAGATGACCGGCGGGCGCCCCATCGGCGTGCTGACCGCCTCCGCCGCCGCGCTGGGGCCGGAGACGATCCGCGCCGCTGGCGCCGCGCCCGATGAAGTGCGGATCGGGGGCCTTCAGGACAGCGCCCTTTTCGCCCGGACCTTCCTTGCCGCGAAGGCCCGCCAGAACGCCAGCTTCGACCGGACGCAGATGCAGAGCGAGGTCTGCGCCGCGGCAGAGGCGCTGGTCAGCCGCGCGCCGGAAATCGCGGCCATCGTTCTGGAATGCGGAAACCTGCCGCCCTACGCGGACGCGATCCGCCGCGTCACCGGGCGGCCAGTGTTCTCGATCCTCGACGCGGCACGGCTGGTGGCGCCTGCGCCGGCCTGAGGTCAGCCCGCGCTTTCCGAGCCACCCGGCGTCGCGGGACATAGGCTGTCGATCCGCGCGGGATCCTTCAGCACCGCCGCCAGAATGCCGCGCACCGCCGAGCGGCGCAGCAGCGCTTGCCCCTCGTCGGTGAAGAGCGCCGGACCGAAGTTGGTCGAGAAAGTCGCCTGGTTCGCCACGTTGAAGAAGCTCATCGCGCTGATTTGCCAGTGCAGCGCCACCGGCGAGATGTCCGGGAGGAACAGCCCCGCCGCGCTGCCCGCGCGGCAGATCTTCTCGACCACGCCAATCGCCCGTTCGTTCTTTGCTGCCAGCGCCTGCATCTTCTTCATGTGGCGCGCTTCGTGAATGTTCTCGATCATCACGAGGCGAATGAACTCGGGATTGCGGCGGTGGTGGTCGAAGGTGAACTCCAAGAGCGCCTTCAGCGCCGCATCCGGTGGCAGCCCTTCGAGATCAAGCTCTGCCTCGCCGCCGCGCACCTCGGCATAGCACTCTTCCAGCACCGCCTCGTAGAGCGATTCCTTGTCCCCGAAATAGTAGAAGATCATCCGCTTCGAGGTCGTCGTCTGCGCGGCGATGTCCTCGATTCGTGTCCCCGTAAGCCCACGGCGGGCGAACTCGCTGCGCGCCACGCGCAGGATATCGGCCTTCACCGCTTCGGGATTCTGTTTCCAGCCCCGTGACTTTGCTCGATTTTCCGCAGGCCTCCCCATGCGTCCTCCTCACGTCCTCTTGAACGCTATCCTACATTTTTAACCCGCCGGTTCAATTCACTTGACAATTTAACTGCTGAGTACAATGCTGCGACAACTTGTCAGACACGCGAAGTTGGGGGGAGGCCGCTTTGGAGAACGCGCAAACAAGAGAAGACAGTTTGCTTGCCGGCCTGATCGGTCAGGGCATCGCGCTGTCGCGCACCCCGCTGATGCAGATGCAAGAAGCGCGCGCACAAGGTCTTTTCACCACCTATAAAAAGCTCGACATGGACGCGCCGCAGCGCAAGGACATGACGCTGGCGCAGATGGTCTCTGCCGCCGAGGCCGCGGGCTTTGACGGGCTGAACATCACCTATCCCTATAAGATCGACGTGATCGACCTGCTCGACGAGTTGTCGGAGAACGCCCGCGCCGTGGGCGCGGTGAACACCGTCGTCTTCGAGAACGGCAAGCGGACCGGCCACAACACCGACATGTGGGGCTTTGCCGAAAGCTTCCGCCGGGGCCTCGATGGCGCCGATACGCGCCACGCATTGCTGCTTGGTGCAGGTGGCGCAGGTGTGGCCGTGGCCCATGCGCTGGCCGATTGCGGCGTCGAGACGCTGTCGATCTTCGACACCGATCCGGCGCGGGCCGAAGGGCTTGCCAAGCTGGTCGCCAGCAACCGCCCCGGCACCAAGACGCAGGCGGTCAGCGATATCGCCGCGCTCTTTGCCGAAGGCCGTCCGAACGGTGTGGTCAACTGCACGCCCATGGGCATGGCCAAACTGCCGGGCATGGCAATCGACGAAGACCTTATCGAAGCCGATCTGTGGGTCGCGGATATCGTGTATTTTCCGCTCGAGACCCAGCTCATTGCGACCGCGCGCGCCAAGGGCTGCCGCGTCCTGCCCGGCTCGGGCATGGCGGTGTTCCAAGCGGTGCGCGCCTTCGAACTCTTTACCGGTCGGCCCGCCGATCCGGTTCGCATGAAGGCGACGTTCGACGCCTTCGACCAGCCCGCGCAAGACGCGGGCAACACGAAACGCTGAGGGAGGAATTCATGCGTTCTATCACCAAGTCTCTGCTTGCCGTCACTGCACTCTGCGGCAGCCTCGCCGCAACCACCGCAGGCGCTCAGACCCTGCGCGTCGCGCACGTGGATCCGGACGAGTGGACCGGCTCGAAGAAAGGCGCCGCGGCGCAGATCTTCAAGAACATCGTCGAGGGCGAGTCGGACATGACCGTCGAGCTGTTCCCGGCGGGTGCGCTCGGCAACGAAGACGAGCTGGTCGCGCAGGTGCAGGACAACCTGACCCAGGTCGCGCTGGTTTCCGGCGCCATGTCCAAGGTCTGCCCGGCCGCTTCGGTGCTGGACATCCCCTACACCTTCTCCTCGGCCACCGTCGCATGGGACGTGCTGGACGGCGAGTTTGGCGACGCGCTGGCGCAGCACTGCCTCGAAGAGACCGGCCTGCGCACGCTGGCCTACGGCGAGACCGGCTTCCGCAACTTCACCAACAACACCCGCGAGATCAAATCGCCCGCGGATATGGAAGGTCTGAAGTTCCGCGTGCAGCCGATCCCGCTTTACGTGGAGATGGTGAAGGGTCTTGGCGGTGAGCCGACCCCGATCGCATGGACCGAACTGCCGAACGCGCTGTCGACCGGCGTGGTCGACGGTCAGGAAAATCCGGTTGGCGTGATCTACAACAACGGCCTGCACAAGCTGCAGAAATACATGACCCTCGACGGTCACGTTTACGCCGCCGACTTCATCGTGATCTCGGACGAGTTCTACGACATGCTCGAGCCGGCGCAGCAGGAAGTGGTCGCCAAGGCCGCGCGCATCGCCGGCAACATGGGCCGCGCCATCCAGCAGTGGAACACCGCGCAGGGCGTCGGTGCCGTGCAGGAAGAAGGCATGGAAGTCTACGCGCCGACCGCCGACGAGATTGCAGCCTTTGCAGAAAAGGCGCAACCTGCGGTCGTCGAATACCTCCGCGGCGAACTGGGCGACGATGCCGAGTGGATCGACCGTCTGCAGACCGCCGTCTCGGAAGTCTCGCAGTAATCTGCGACCCCATTGGCCGGGCCGCATGAATGCGGCCCGGCTTTTCTTTACGGCCTGCCCCGCAGGTCCGCCTTTTGGCCCGTCCGCTCGGGCCTTGTCTTCGGAGGAGCCACGATGGATCGTCTCACCCGTGCCGCCCGATGGGTTTTTGCCTTCGGCGCCGGCCTCAGCATGGCGCTGGTCTTTCTCATCATTTTCGTCAACTCGATCCGGCGCTACGCCGTTGGCCGCTCCGTCCCGTGGGGCGAGGAGCTGCCGATCTACCTGACGATCTACGGCGTGATGTTCGGCCTTGCGCTGGCCTATCTGAGCGACAGCCACATCCGCTTCACCGTGATTTCCGACATGCTGCCGAAGCGCGTGCGCCATTGGGTGTTTACCGCTGCCGATGTCATGGGCATCGCCGCGGGCATTGGGCTGGCCTATGCGGGCCACGTCTTTGCGCTGCGCCGCGGAGGCGTCGACTCCTCTGGGCTGAAAGCGACCGCGGACGCGCTGGCGCAAAGCACCGGCATCGACGCGCTGGTCTGGCTCGGCAAGGTCGGCCCTTACCAATATGCCGTTGCGTTCGGCGGGGCGATCCTCGCCATCGCGGCCACCCTGAAACTGATCCAGCGGCTGACCGGCCGCACGGAGGTCTGAGCCAATGGTCTATCTCATCCTGATCGGCGGCCTGCTGGCCGGTGCCCCTATCGCCATCGCGATCATCGCGGCGCTGCTTTATTTCATGGCCACCGGCGAAGCGCCCTACACGCTCCGCATCGTGCCGACCGAGATCTACAAGGGTCTCAACTCCTTCCCGCTGCTGGCCATTCCGCTGTTCGTTCTGGCGGGCGAGCTGATGAACGAAAGCGGCATCACTGGCCGTATCATCGCTTTTGCCAACGTGCTGGTGGGCCGCATGCGCGCCGGTCTTGCACTGGTGAACATCTGGGCCTCGGTGATTTTCGCGGGCCTTTCTGGCTCGGCTGTGGCCGACACCTCGGCGATTGGCCGGGTGTTCATCCCCGAGATGGAAAAGCACGGCTATGACCGCAGCTTCGCCGCCGCGCTGACCGCCGCCTCTTCGGTGATCGGCCCGATCATCCCGCCGTCGATCCCGGTGATCATCTATGCGCTGATCGTGTCGGGCGTGTCGGTTCCGGCGCTGTTCCTCGCGGGCGTGATCCCCGGCATCCTGCTGGCGGTGTTCCTGTCGGCCTACGTCATGCTGACCGTGAAGGTCGACAAGGGCGACCAGACCGGAGATCTGGGCGGGCCGTCGAATGGACAGGCGCTGCTGCAGGGCATCCTGCCGCTCTTGATGCCGGTGCTGGTGGTGGGCTCGATCCTGCTGGGCATCGTGACCCCGACCGAGGCCGCGAGCTTTGCCGTGGGCTACGCGCTGATCCTCGGCCTTTTCGTCTACCGCAACATCCGCCTCTCGGCCCTGCCCCGGATCTTCTCGGGCGCCATGCGCGACAGCGCGGTGATCCTGATCATCATCGCCGCCGTTTCGGCTGCCAACTGGCTGCTCACCTACAACCGCGTGCCGAACATGCTGACCGACTGGGTGCTGACCAATGTCGACAGCAAGACCACCTTCCTGCTGGCGGTGATCGTGCTCTTCCTCTTCGTGGGCCTGTTCCTCGAAGGCATCGCAGCGATGCTGGTGCTGGTGCCGATCCTGCACCCGATCGCCGTGTCGATGGGCGTCGATCCGACCCACTTCGGCATTCTGGTCATCTTCAACCTGATGATCGGCCTGATCACCCCGCCGCTCGGATTGTGTCTCTTCGTTGCCGAAGGGGTCGCCAATGTGGGCATGGCGCGTCTTATCCGCTCGATCATGCCGTTCTTCTTTGTCGAGGTGCTGGTCTTGTTCATCCTGACCTTCGTGCCCGAAACGGTGATCTGGCTGCCGCGCGTGCTCGGCTATTAAGGAGGGACGCCCCATGAAGACCGCGATCGCCACCGTCTCGATCTCGGGCACCCTGCCCGAGAAGCTCGAGGCCATCGCCGCCGCCGGGTTCGACGGGGTGGAAATCTTCGAGCAGGATTTCATCGCCCATGACGGCGGCGCCCGCGAGGTCGGCCGGATGATCCGCGACCACGGGCTGGAGATCCCGCTGTTCCAGCCCTTCCGCGACTTCGAGTGCCTGCCCGAGCCGCTGCGCTCGAAAGCCTTCGACCGTGCCAAGCGCAAGTTCGACGTGATGCAGGAACTGGGCACCGACCTGATCCTGATCTGCTCTTCCGTGCACCCGCGCTCGCTGGGCGGCATCCAGCGCGCGGCGAATGATCTTGCCGAGCTTGGCGAGATCGCCAAGGAGCGCGGCATCCGTCTCGGCTATGAGGCGCTGGCGTGGGGCCGCCACATCAACGATCACCGCGACGCATGGGAGATCGTGCGGCAGGCCGACCATTCCAACGTCGGCATCATCCTCGACAGTTTCCACACGCTGGGCCGCAAGCTTGACCCGGAATCGATCCGCGCGATCCCCGGCGAGAAGATCTTCTTCGTGCAGCTGGCCGATGCGCCGGCGATCGAGATGGACCTTCTCTATTGGTCGCGCCACTTCCGCAACATGCCCGGCGAGGGCGATCTGGAAGTTAAACGCTTCATGCAGGCGGTGATGGCGGCGGGCTACAAGGGACCGATCAGTCTCGAGATCTTCAACGACCAGTTCCGCGGCAGCAACGCCCGCGCCACGGCGCAGGACGGCTATCGCTCGCTCATCGCGCTGATGGACGATGTGCGCCGCGCCGAGCCCGAGACCAAGATCGACATGCCCGCCATCCCGCCGCGCGTGCGCGCCGAGGATGTGAGCTTTGTCGAATTTGCCGCCCGCGACGGCGAGGTCGAGACGTTAACCGACATGCTGCGCACCTTGGGTTTCCGCAACGCCGCCAAGCACCGCAACAAGGCGATCACGCTCTGGCAACAGGGCGACGTGCGGATCGTGGTGAACTCGGAAACGGAAGGCCATGCGGCGCATGTCTGGAACACGCGCGGCCTGTCGGTCTGCGACATCGGCCTGCAGGTGTCCTCGGCCCATGACACGGTAGAGCGCGCCACCGCGCTCGGCTCGCCGACCTTCTCGCAGCCGACCGGGCCGGGTGAGCTGGCGATCCCGGCGATCCGCGGGCTGGGCGGTTCGGTGATGCATTTCATCGACGGCACCAGCGGCCTCGGCGAGGTCTGGGACGTGGAGTTCGAAGCCACCGGCGAGGCCAAGGCGCCCGGCGCGGGCCTGACCCATGTGGATCACCTCGCGCAGACCATGTCTTACGAGGACATGCTGAGTTGGACTTTGTTCTACAGCACGCTCTTCGACATGGAAAAATCCCCCATGGTCGATGTCATCGACCCCGATGGTCTGGTGCGCAGTCAGGTGGTGGAAAGCGCCGCAGGACGGCTGAAGATCACGCTCAATGGCGCCGAAACCCATCGCACCTTGGCCGGGCGTTTCCTTGCCTCCACCTTCGGGGCTTCGGTGCAGCATATCGCGCTTTCGACCGACGACATCTTCGCCTCGGTCGCGCAGATGCAAAAGCTGGGCTTCCAGCCGCTGCCGATCCCCGGCAACTATTACGACGATCTGGCAGCGCGCTTCGATATGCCCGACGGGCTGCTCGAGCGTCTGCGGGCGGGCAACATCCTCTATGACCGTGAGGGCGAGGCCGAGTTCTTCCAGGTCTACAGCCGTGCCTTCGCGGGCGGCATGTTCTTCGAGATCGTGCAGCGCGGACCGGGCTACAAGGGCTTTGGCGGGCCCAACGCCCCCTTCCGCATCGCCGCGCAAAAGCGCCTTGGGCCGAGCAAGGGCATCCCGCAGTCCTGAGCCACCACAAAGCAAAAAACGAAACGCCCGCCGGTTCAATTCGGCGGGCGTTTGCGTCGCAGCGCTGATCCTTAGGCGTCAGCCGCCGAAGGTCTCCATGAACAGCCGCTTCACCTCGACCGGATCGCAGGACAGCGCGATTTCGACCTCGGGCCGCCCAGTGCAGCGCAGCGTGTTGCCGATCTCGGGGCCGTCCAGCGTCACCTGCAGCGGCGCGCGTTCGATGCCGACGATCTGCGGCATGATGCAGGCCATGACCGCCAGCGGATCATGCAGCCCGCAGCCTTCGACGCCGACCGAGCGGTAGAAATCCAGATAGAAATGGCTCATCTCGCGCAGGAAGGCACCATGCTCGGGATCGCGCCGTTCCAGTTCGGCGAAGTCCTCGGCCCGCAGCAGCACCTGCATCGTCACATCGAGCCCGACCATGCAGATGTTCGCCCCGCTCTGCAGCACGATGTCGAGCGCATGCGGGTCGTGATAGGTGTTGGCCTCGGCGTGGGGCGAGATATTGCCGGGCGCATCCAGCGCGCCGCCCATGAAGACGATGCGCTTTACGTTCCGGGCAAACTCGGGATCGAGGCGGATCGCGTCGGCGATATTGGTGATCGGGCCGATCGGGCAGAGCACAAGCTCGCCCTTATGCTCGCGCGCCATACGCACGAGGAACTCTGCCGCGGTCTCGTCCAGCTTTGCGCCCTTGGGCGTCATCTCGGGCAGGCTGCCAAAGCCTTCGGGGCCGTGCACGTGATGGCTCGGCGTCGCAGGCGGCAATTCCAGCGCCTTGGCCGCGCCTTCGGCCACCGGGATGTCGAGCCCGGCGCGCTCGACAAGATAGAGCGCATTGCGCGTCGCCTGCGCGACGGTGACATTGCCAAAGACGGTGGTCAGCCCCAGCAGGTCGATCTGCGGCTGCGCGGCGGCGTAGAGGATGGCAAGGGCGTCGTCGACGCCGGGGTCGGTATCGATGATGAGTTTCATGCGTCGGTCCAAGGTCATGGGCGCCGGGAGGCGTCTCCACATCCCGGCGAAATCCATACCGCTCTACCCCGCGGCACGGCGCAGGGGAACCGGGAAAACGGGCCTGCCACTGTCTCAGGCGGCGGCGTATTCAGCCCGCAGCGCCTTGCGGCGGATCTTGCCAAAGCCGTCGCGGGGTAGCACCTCGCAGATGTGGAAGCGTTTCGGCACTTCCTGCGGGCCGAGGTGCTGGTGGCAGAAAGCGCGCAGCGCCGCCTCGTCGAGGACGCTGCCCTCCTTCGGCACGACACAGGCGAGAACCTTCTGGCCCCACTCCCGGTCGTCCACGCCAAAGACCACCGCGTCGCCCACCTGAGGCGCGCGCAGCAGCACGGCCTCGACGGTCTCGGGGTGGACCTTCACGCCGCCGGTGTTGATCACATCATCGCGCCGCCCGCCGAGGTAGAGATAGCCCTCCTCATCCAGCCAGCCGACATCGCCGATGCTCTGAAAGCCATCGGCGTCGCGTTCGGGGGCCGGGGCGTCCGGGCCGGTGTAATGGCTGCGTCCCGACAGGTCATCGGGGCGCATAAAGATCTCGCCCGGCGCGCCCACAGGCTGCAGCTGCCCATCCGCGCCATAGATCCGGATTTCCGTTTCGAAGCCGCGCCCGACCGAGCCCTGATGGGTCAGCCATTCGGCACCGGTGATGGTGGTCTGGCCGGTGTTCTCGCCCGAGCCGTACATCTCTGTCACGCGCTCCGGCCCCAGAACCTCGATCCACGCCTGTTTGAGCCAGCCCGCGCAGGGCGCACCGGTGTGATAGAGCGCGTGCAGGCTGGCAAGGGTCGCGCCGCTGTCCTCCAGCCGGTCATACATGCGCACCATCATCGTCGGCACCAGCATGGCAAAGCCCACCTCATGGGCGTCGATGGCCTGCAGGGCGCGAACCGCGTCGAAGCGTTCCATGAGCACCAGCCGGTTGCCCTCGAAAAGGCCGTTCTGCGCCCATGTGAAGGGCGCGTTGTGGGACATGGCCCCGCAGACCAACTGCGTCTGATCGCAGCGGAACCCCAGACGCGGCGCCACCCGTCCCCAGCTTGCGCCGGGCACGCGGGTGAAGGGGCGGTCGTCGCACATCATCTTGGGCAGGCCGGTGGAGCCGCCCGAAAGCACGATCTTGCCCGGCAGCGGGATACGGTCCTCGACCGGCGTGGCGGGCAGGCTTGCCGCCAGCGCCTCGAAGTCGGCCAGCGAGATATCCCCCAGCCCCTCGGGCTGCCCGATCACCAACGCCGCACCGCTACGCACTTTCATGGCGGCGGCGGTCTCGGGCCGGATGCCGGGGTCGAGCACCATGGTCGTCGCACCCACCCGCCAGACCGCGACGGCCAGCGCCAGATGGGCGGGGATGTTCCCAAGGGCGAAAGCGACCACATCGCCCTGCCCCACGCCGCGCGCGATCAGCGCGCGGGCGAACCCGTCGGCCATGGCATTGAGCCCCGACCAGCTCAGCGATTGCGCCTCTCCGCGCGCGGGCAGAAAGCACACCGCTTCGGCATCGCCGCGCTCGGCGGCCAGTTGGCGCAGCCGCGCGCCATAGCTGATCGGGGTTTGGGTCATGGATGCCTCAGACTTCCTCGAAGTGGATGTCCTGCGCCCCGTCCCACAGAACCTTGGGGCCGATCTCGGCCAGCTTGTCGAGGTTCGAGGTCAGGGTGATGAAATGGTTGCCCGCAAGCTGCCCCATCTTCGAGGCGAAATGCACGCCGCCGTAGGCCAGCAGGATCTCGGTCTCCGAAATACCGCCCGGATAGAGGATGAACTGCCCCGGTGCCGGATAGCTGGTGTGGTTTTCATATTCGACGCCGAAATCGGTCTCGCCGAGCGGGATCCACACGCCCTCGCCGCTCCAACGCACGTGCACCACCTTGCTGGTATAGGGCATCTGCGCGCGGAAGGCGGCGACGGTCTTGGGCGCCGCCTCTTCCTCGAAGCGCGCGTCGAATTCGATGCCCGCGATGGTGACTTTGAGTTTGGTCATGGGATGGTCCTTGAAAGAAGTCAGTCGATGAGCCCGAAGAGCCGCGGCAGGAACAGCGACAGGTCGGGAATGAAGGTCACCGCGATCAGCATGGCAAAGAGCCCGGCGAGCGGCCAGCCAAGGCGGCGCGACACCTGCAGCACCGTGCGGCCCGCGACGCTGGACGACACGAAGAGCGACACGCCGTAGGGCGGCGTCACCGTGCCGATGGCGCAGTTGAGGATCACCAACAGTGAGAAGTGCAGCGGGTCGACGCCCATCTGCGCCGCGATCGGCGAGAGCACCGGCACGATAATCAGGATCGCCGCGATGGTCTCGAGGAACATGCCCACAAAGAGGAACAGCAGGTTAGCGATGATCAGGAAGATCACTTGGCTGCTGGACACGCTGGCAATCCAATCGCCGAGGATCTGCGGCACATTGGCATTGGCGATGAGCCACGAGAAGACGCTGGCGGTGCCGATGATCAGCATGACTGCGGCAGAAAGAGAAGCGGTGCGCAGGATCAGCCCCGGCAGCGCCGAGAGCTTCAGGTCGCGATAGACGAAGGCACCGACGAGCAGACCGTAGAAGCCGGAAACCGCGGCAGCCTCGGTCGGGGTGAAGATACCCCCGAGGATGCCGCCGAGGATCAGCACCGGCATCCCGGCGGCGGGCAGCGCGGCCCAGCCGGTGCGGCCTAGGCGCGCCATGGTGAAAGGCTCGGCGTCACGGTAGGTCTCGCCGCCCTTCTTGGCTTGGAAGTAAGCGATGAGCATCAGCATCACGATGCACATCAGCCCCGGCAGAACGCCCGACACAAAGAGCGCGCCGATCGACACGTTGGACACCACGGCGAGGATCACCATGGTCAGGCTCGGCGGGATGACCTGCGCGATGGATCCGGCGCAGGCGATCAGCGCCGCGCCGAAGTCGACGTCATAGCCCCGGCGGCGCAGCTGCGGCTGCATGATCGCCGAGATCGCGGCGGTGTCCGCCGAGCCAGACCCCGAGATCGCTGCAAGACCGGCGGCGGCGACGCAACTCACCTGATAGAGGCTGCCGACCACCCAGCCGATCAGCGCAGAGGCGAAATCCACGATGCGGCGCGAGATGCCGCCCGCGTCCATGATCACCCCGGCAAAGACGAAGAAGGGAATGGCCATCAGGGTGAAGGAGTTGAGCCCCGCAAAAACGCGCTGGCTGACGATGGCGACGGGCACATCGGTGGTGGTGACCAGCGCCAGCACGGCAGAGGCGCCCAGCACAAAGACCACCGGAACACCGAGGGCGAGAAGGAAAACGAAGGCGGCAGCGATCACGATCATCAGAGCGCCTCCTCGGCGTCGGGTTCGGGCGGCGGGAAGGGATTGTCCCAACGCTGGATGACCGAAAGCAGCAGTTCCAGCACCATGTAGCCCGCGCCGAACGGCAGGCAGAGATAGACGTATTTCATCGGCATGCGCAGCGCCGGCGAGCTTTGGAAGCTGCCCATCTTCAGCAGCGGCAGGCTGCCCCATGCGAGCGCCGCCAGAAAGGCGGTGATGACCAGTGCGATGGCGATCAGCGCCACGCGCGCCATCGGCAGCGGCAGCTGCGCGGGCAGCATGTCGA
This portion of the Salipiger sp. CCB-MM3 genome encodes:
- a CDS encoding TRAP transporter large permease; translated protein: MTGFDRDAVGLKIGVFLFVLFFLLGSGLWVGLALMGVAYMGMIGFTPRNPGSSMSITVWTSASSWTLTSLPLFIWMGEILYRTRLSEDMFKGLAPWLSRFPGGLLHSNVVGCTVFAAVSGSSAATLTTVGKMSIPELRKRGYPEFMIVGTLAGAATLGLMIPPSLTLIVYGVTVKQSVTGLFMAGVFPGLVLATMFMAYIAIWSVVRRDQAPDPEPAMSFGEKLRASTLLIPVIALIMVVIGSMYLGIATATEAAAFGVIGALVLALLQGSLSWQAFRESLFGATRTSAMIALILMGASFLTLAMGFTGVPRALAGVIAAWDLSPVALIAALTVFYIIIGMFLDGISAVVLTMAIIEPMIRAAGIDLIWFGIFIVVVVEMAQVTPPVGFNLFVLQGMTRHDMSYIARTALPMFLIMVLMVGVLVAFPGLATWLPETVQAAQ
- a CDS encoding TRAP transporter small permease, with amino-acid sequence MDRLTRAARWVFAFGAGLSMALVFLIIFVNSIRRYAVGRSVPWGEELPIYLTIYGVMFGLALAYLSDSHIRFTVISDMLPKRVRHWVFTAADVMGIAAGIGLAYAGHVFALRRGGVDSSGLKATADALAQSTGIDALVWLGKVGPYQYAVAFGGAILAIAATLKLIQRLTGRTEV
- a CDS encoding aspartate/glutamate racemase family protein, producing MTPFIGILSLDTQFPRILGDAGNPGSYHLPARVRVVPGAGSPDIVRNGRPAPQLVDAFREAAEELAAEGACLITSTCGFLISVQREIAAALPVPVVLSGLCLLPMARQMTGGRPIGVLTASAAALGPETIRAAGAAPDEVRIGGLQDSALFARTFLAAKARQNASFDRTQMQSEVCAAAEALVSRAPEIAAIVLECGNLPPYADAIRRVTGRPVFSILDAARLVAPAPA
- a CDS encoding DctP family TRAP transporter solute-binding subunit, with translation MRSITKSLLAVTALCGSLAATTAGAQTLRVAHVDPDEWTGSKKGAAAQIFKNIVEGESDMTVELFPAGALGNEDELVAQVQDNLTQVALVSGAMSKVCPAASVLDIPYTFSSATVAWDVLDGEFGDALAQHCLEETGLRTLAYGETGFRNFTNNTREIKSPADMEGLKFRVQPIPLYVEMVKGLGGEPTPIAWTELPNALSTGVVDGQENPVGVIYNNGLHKLQKYMTLDGHVYAADFIVISDEFYDMLEPAQQEVVAKAARIAGNMGRAIQQWNTAQGVGAVQEEGMEVYAPTADEIAAFAEKAQPAVVEYLRGELGDDAEWIDRLQTAVSEVSQ
- a CDS encoding shikimate dehydrogenase, with the protein product MLAGLIGQGIALSRTPLMQMQEARAQGLFTTYKKLDMDAPQRKDMTLAQMVSAAEAAGFDGLNITYPYKIDVIDLLDELSENARAVGAVNTVVFENGKRTGHNTDMWGFAESFRRGLDGADTRHALLLGAGGAGVAVAHALADCGVETLSIFDTDPARAEGLAKLVASNRPGTKTQAVSDIAALFAEGRPNGVVNCTPMGMAKLPGMAIDEDLIEADLWVADIVYFPLETQLIATARAKGCRVLPGSGMAVFQAVRAFELFTGRPADPVRMKATFDAFDQPAQDAGNTKR
- a CDS encoding TetR/AcrR family transcriptional regulator, yielding MKADILRVARSEFARRGLTGTRIEDIAAQTTTSKRMIFYYFGDKESLYEAVLEECYAEVRGGEAELDLEGLPPDAALKALLEFTFDHHRRNPEFIRLVMIENIHEARHMKKMQALAAKNERAIGVVEKICRAGSAAGLFLPDISPVALHWQISAMSFFNVANQATFSTNFGPALFTDEGQALLRRSAVRGILAAVLKDPARIDSLCPATPGGSESAG